In a genomic window of Thermoanaerobaculales bacterium:
- a CDS encoding (Fe-S)-binding protein: MGTSELSSLCEQLAGEIAEELRSGRSRKLRYPAELRLRVVSHARVCRGAGGGRMWLEEKLGERINQTRFGQLKATGTKNVGIACPYCWAMLSDAQRELGHEHAKTWHVIELVAMAMGEPKA, translated from the coding sequence GTGGGCACGAGTGAGCTGAGCAGCCTGTGCGAGCAGCTCGCCGGCGAGATCGCCGAGGAGCTGCGATCGGGCCGCAGTAGGAAGTTGCGGTACCCGGCGGAGCTGCGCCTACGGGTCGTGTCGCACGCGCGGGTGTGCCGCGGCGCCGGCGGCGGCCGGATGTGGCTCGAGGAGAAGCTTGGCGAGCGCATCAACCAGACCCGCTTTGGCCAGCTCAAGGCGACCGGCACGAAGAACGTCGGCATCGCCTGCCCCTACTGCTGGGCGATGCTGTCCGACGCCCAGCGCGAGCTCGGCCACGAGCACGCGAAGACCTGGCACGTCATCGAGCTCGTTGCCATGGCGATGGGGGAGCCGAAGGCGTAG
- a CDS encoding SH3 domain-containing protein, with product MKGIEEFLEQVRQLNQPGSAFEKVISELDRHVAMACGSQLQTAIEQLDAQSGFLRRALEPYGRYREEMERIVGAVNSQRLLGPGEELQRAIKQLEGQSEVVRQVLEPYGRYREEMERMVAAISSQYLLGAGGELQQTIRQLEAQSEFVRQALEPYGSYREHIERIAKSVKLEELLAGSLLRPWGALDSTEDLLAYVNSYSANVVATVAEFAEDGPLDAADPRLRRCLDYVAGLLALAPKSLPIAKYLMSILLPLVIAVWNHSQSEEARREVSDRLSAIETRLLSRPDEIRDGGLDHPEFIVHTAVNLRNGPSEESEKITVLRRGTTVAALEINGPWAKVGVFDLRDGVVKEGWVYTKYIMLVGPVDGD from the coding sequence ATGAAGGGAATTGAGGAGTTCCTCGAACAAGTAAGACAGCTGAACCAGCCCGGGTCTGCGTTCGAGAAGGTCATCAGTGAATTAGACCGACATGTAGCCATGGCCTGTGGTAGCCAACTCCAGACGGCGATAGAGCAATTGGACGCACAATCAGGCTTCCTGAGGCGGGCGTTAGAGCCCTACGGTAGGTACCGCGAGGAGATGGAGAGAATAGTCGGCGCCGTCAACTCTCAACGATTGCTTGGCCCAGGGGAGGAGCTGCAGCGGGCAATCAAGCAGCTGGAGGGTCAGTCTGAGGTCGTGAGACAAGTTTTGGAGCCTTACGGTAGGTACCGCGAGGAGATGGAGAGAATGGTCGCCGCGATTAGCTCTCAATACCTCCTTGGCGCCGGGGGCGAGCTGCAGCAAACAATTAGGCAGTTGGAGGCGCAGTCTGAGTTCGTGAGACAGGCGTTGGAGCCGTACGGCAGCTACCGCGAGCACATCGAGAGAATCGCCAAGAGTGTCAAACTTGAAGAGCTGCTAGCGGGATCCCTACTGAGGCCTTGGGGTGCCCTAGATTCAACGGAGGATCTCCTCGCGTACGTCAACTCGTATTCAGCTAATGTCGTTGCCACGGTAGCCGAATTCGCGGAAGACGGTCCGCTTGACGCAGCCGATCCGCGTCTTCGACGTTGCCTTGATTATGTCGCTGGTCTTCTTGCCCTGGCGCCGAAGAGTCTACCCATAGCCAAGTACTTGATGTCGATACTCCTGCCTCTAGTCATCGCCGTCTGGAACCACAGCCAATCGGAAGAGGCCAGGAGGGAAGTCTCCGATCGGTTGAGCGCGATAGAAACGCGCCTTCTGAGTAGACCCGACGAAATACGTGACGGAGGATTGGATCATCCCGAGTTTATCGTCCATACGGCAGTCAACTTGCGAAACGGCCCCTCCGAAGAAAGCGAGAAGATAACGGTCCTACGTCGGGGCACCACGGTTGCGGCACTCGAAATCAACGGCCCGTGGGCTAAGGTAGGGGTGTTTGATCTTAGGGACGGAGTGGTGAAAGAAGGCTGGGTGTATACGAAGTACATTATGCTCGTCGGACCCGTAGACGGCGATTAA
- a CDS encoding (Fe-S)-binding protein, which produces MRVREAELHRERAMCCGAGGGRMWLEEKLGERINQTRFTQLAASGTKNVGVACPYCWAMLSDAQRELGHERAKTWDVIELVAMAMGEPKA; this is translated from the coding sequence GTGAGGGTGCGTGAGGCCGAGCTTCACCGCGAGCGGGCCATGTGCTGCGGCGCCGGCGGCGGCCGGATGTGGCTCGAGGAGAAGCTCGGCGAGCGCATCAACCAGACCCGTTTCACCCAGCTCGCGGCCTCCGGCACCAAGAATGTCGGCGTCGCCTGCCCCTACTGCTGGGCCATGCTGTCCGACGCCCAGCGCGAGCTCGGCCACGAGCGGGCGAAGACCTGGGACGTCATCGAACTCGTCGCCATGGCGATGGGCGAACCGAAGGCGTAG